One Tessaracoccus lacteus DNA window includes the following coding sequences:
- the aspS gene encoding aspartate--tRNA ligase → MIRTHEAGTLRAADVGKEVVLAGWVAKRRDHGGVAFIDLRDASGISQIVVRDEYLESAGIHDLRNEFCIKVTGVVDARTPENVNPNIPTGEVEVAIRELEVLNPAAPLPFQIDERSGVGEDARLKYRYLDLRRQRQHDAMVLRSDVTHTIREVLAARNFYDIETPTLTHSTPEGARDFIVPARLHPGKWYALPQSPQLFKQLLMVAGMERYYQIARCYRDEDFRADRQPEFTQLDIEMSFVDQDDVIALGEAVMAACWKLIGVDMPTPLPRMSWHDAMDNYGSDKPDLRFDLKIRELTSFFSDTPFRVFQNPYVGGVVMPGGASLPRRQFDAWQEWAKQRGAKGLAYITVAEDGTLGGPVAKNISEAEREGIAEAMGANPGDAIFFAAGAREASQELLGAARLEIGRRTGLIDESAWSFLWVVDAPMFKSTADAVASGDVAVGEGTWTAVHHAFTSPKPESLDTFDTDPGSALSYGYDFVCNGNEVGGGSIRIHRRDVQERVFNVMGIGAEEAQEKFGFLLDAFSFGAPPHGGIAFGLDRLVMLLGGFETIRDVIAFPKSGGGFDPLTEAPAEISVKQRREAGVDAKPEKKGDAEKKVVAPSA, encoded by the coding sequence GTGATCCGCACCCATGAAGCCGGAACGCTCCGCGCCGCAGACGTTGGCAAGGAGGTCGTCCTCGCCGGGTGGGTGGCCAAGCGTAGAGACCACGGCGGCGTCGCCTTCATCGACCTGCGCGACGCCTCTGGCATCTCCCAGATCGTCGTGCGCGACGAGTACCTCGAATCGGCCGGCATCCACGACCTGCGCAACGAGTTCTGCATCAAGGTCACCGGTGTCGTCGACGCGCGCACCCCGGAGAACGTCAACCCGAACATCCCCACCGGCGAGGTCGAGGTCGCGATCCGCGAGCTGGAGGTCCTGAACCCCGCCGCGCCGCTGCCGTTCCAGATCGACGAGCGCTCCGGCGTCGGCGAGGACGCACGACTCAAGTACCGCTACCTCGACCTGCGCCGCCAGCGCCAGCACGACGCCATGGTGCTCCGCTCGGACGTGACCCACACCATCCGCGAGGTCCTCGCGGCGCGCAACTTCTACGACATCGAGACGCCGACGCTGACCCACTCCACCCCGGAGGGCGCCCGCGACTTCATCGTCCCCGCCCGCCTGCACCCCGGCAAGTGGTACGCGCTGCCGCAGAGCCCCCAGCTCTTCAAGCAGCTGCTGATGGTCGCCGGCATGGAGCGCTACTACCAGATCGCCCGCTGCTACCGCGACGAGGACTTCCGCGCCGACCGCCAGCCGGAGTTCACCCAGCTCGACATCGAGATGAGCTTCGTCGACCAGGACGACGTCATCGCGCTCGGCGAGGCCGTCATGGCCGCCTGCTGGAAGCTCATCGGCGTCGACATGCCCACGCCGCTGCCCCGCATGTCGTGGCACGACGCGATGGACAACTACGGCTCCGACAAGCCCGACCTGCGCTTCGATCTCAAGATCCGCGAGCTGACCTCGTTCTTCTCCGACACGCCGTTCCGCGTGTTCCAGAACCCCTACGTCGGCGGCGTCGTCATGCCCGGCGGGGCCTCGCTGCCCCGCCGCCAGTTCGACGCCTGGCAGGAATGGGCCAAGCAGCGCGGCGCCAAGGGCCTCGCCTACATCACCGTGGCTGAGGACGGCACGCTCGGCGGCCCCGTCGCCAAGAACATCTCCGAGGCCGAACGCGAGGGCATCGCCGAGGCCATGGGCGCCAACCCCGGCGACGCGATCTTCTTCGCCGCCGGCGCCCGCGAGGCGTCCCAGGAGCTGCTCGGTGCGGCCCGCCTGGAGATCGGTCGACGCACCGGCCTGATCGACGAGAGCGCGTGGAGCTTCCTGTGGGTCGTCGACGCGCCGATGTTCAAGTCCACGGCCGACGCCGTCGCCTCCGGTGACGTCGCGGTCGGCGAGGGCACGTGGACCGCCGTGCACCACGCCTTCACCTCGCCGAAGCCCGAGTCCCTCGACACGTTCGACACCGACCCCGGCTCCGCGCTCAGCTACGGCTACGACTTCGTCTGCAACGGCAACGAGGTCGGTGGCGGCTCGATCCGTATCCACCGTCGCGACGTGCAGGAGCGCGTGTTCAACGTGATGGGGATCGGCGCCGAGGAGGCGCAAGAGAAGTTCGGCTTCCTGCTCGACGCGTTCAGCTTCGGCGCCCCGCCGCACGGCGGCATCGCCTTCGGCCTCGATCGCCTCGTCATGCTGCTCGGCGGCTTCGAGACGATCCGCGACGTCATCGCGTTCCCGAAGAGCGGCGGCGGCTTCGACCCGCTGACCGAGGCCCCGGCCGAGATCTCCGTCAAGCAGCGCCGCGAGGCCGGTGTTGACGCGAAGCCGGAGAAGAAGGGCGACGCCGAGAAGAAGGTCGTGGCCCCCTCGGCCTGA
- a CDS encoding multidrug effflux MFS transporter, whose amino-acid sequence MESDLGNRFSKRRRIALIVTLGLLTGLGPFTIDLYLPAFPVIKQQWALSDAQIQVTLSATTIGFALGQLIVGPLSDRLGRRWPLVVCSAVHVLASVMVAIAPSVGFLTAMRALQGIGAAGGAVVAMAMARDLFSGRPLVVMLSRLALINGLAPIVAPIVGSWMVSFMPWQGIFWALACYGSLVVLLIFVVTVETRPPSERTTGGLAPLLGGFGSVLGDRVSLGAITVSAFAFGGLFSYVSSSSVLLQEVYGLSAQGFGAVFAICSCGVFIGVQSGSRLATRFGPQWVLAGSTVLMMLAGGAVLLLNAAHAGWQPLVPALFAFTLAFGSSAPCTQLLTLMNHRDRSGTAASLQGSTTMLMGSLVGPLIGLVPMTSAAPMGTAMLACAVCATLALWLVLRPWTLPRGLI is encoded by the coding sequence ATGGAATCCGACCTCGGTAACCGCTTCTCGAAGCGGCGCCGCATCGCCCTGATCGTCACTCTCGGCCTCCTGACGGGGCTTGGCCCGTTCACGATCGATCTCTATCTCCCCGCCTTCCCGGTGATCAAGCAGCAGTGGGCGCTCAGCGACGCGCAGATCCAGGTGACCCTGTCGGCCACGACGATCGGGTTCGCGCTGGGCCAGCTGATCGTCGGGCCGCTCAGCGACCGTCTCGGCCGCCGGTGGCCGCTGGTGGTCTGCTCGGCCGTTCACGTCCTCGCCTCCGTCATGGTCGCGATCGCGCCGAGCGTCGGCTTCCTGACGGCGATGCGCGCGCTGCAGGGCATCGGCGCCGCGGGCGGCGCCGTCGTCGCGATGGCCATGGCGCGTGACCTGTTCAGCGGTCGTCCGCTGGTGGTCATGCTGTCGAGGCTGGCGCTGATCAACGGGCTTGCGCCGATCGTCGCCCCCATCGTCGGCTCCTGGATGGTCTCCTTCATGCCCTGGCAGGGCATCTTCTGGGCCCTGGCCTGCTACGGCTCTCTCGTCGTGCTGCTGATCTTCGTGGTGACCGTCGAGACGCGCCCGCCGTCCGAGCGCACCACCGGCGGCCTCGCGCCGCTGCTGGGGGGATTCGGCAGCGTGCTGGGCGACCGCGTCTCGCTCGGCGCCATCACGGTGTCTGCGTTCGCCTTCGGTGGCCTGTTCAGCTACGTCTCGAGCTCATCGGTCCTGCTGCAGGAGGTCTACGGGCTGAGCGCGCAGGGCTTCGGCGCCGTGTTCGCCATCTGCAGCTGCGGCGTGTTCATCGGCGTGCAGTCCGGCAGCCGTCTCGCCACCCGGTTCGGACCCCAGTGGGTGCTTGCGGGATCGACCGTGCTGATGATGCTGGCCGGTGGCGCGGTGCTGCTTCTCAACGCGGCGCACGCCGGATGGCAGCCGCTGGTACCGGCGCTGTTCGCGTTCACGCTCGCCTTCGGCAGTTCGGCACCGTGCACGCAGCTCCTGACGCTCATGAACCACCGCGACAGGTCCGGCACCGCCGCGTCGCTGCAGGGTTCGACGACCATGCTGATGGGCTCGCTGGTGGGCCCGCTGATCGGTCTGGTGCCGATGACCAGCGCCGCCCCGATGGGCACGGCCATGCTCGCGTGCGCCGTCTGCGCGACGCTGGCGCTGTGGCTGGTGCTGCGGCCCTGGACGCTGCCGCGCGGCCTGATCTGA
- a CDS encoding replication-associated recombination protein A, whose translation MSTDLFGNPDPTPPQRGGSLSDATNPQAPLAVRLRPRTLDEIVGQRQLLAPGSPLRRLAEGAPMSVFLWGPPGVGKTTIASVVSRATKRRFVELSAVTAGVKEVRAELEMARAELARGRATVLFVDEVHRFSKAQQDVLLPAVENRLVTLIAATTENPSFSVISPLLSRSLLLRLQPLTDDDLGGLLERALTDERGVRTADGEQLTLDDDARALIIRLAGGDARRALTYLEESAAAADALGATQISQAAVESSADRAAVRYDRDGDQHYDIISAFIKSIRGSDVDAALHYLARMLEAGEDPRFIARRLMISASEDIGMAASGVLQTCVAAAQAVQLLGMPEARITLAHATVAAATAPKSNAAYLALDEAIADVRAGRGGLVPPHLRDAHYAGAKALGHGQGYLYPHDYPHGVVAQTYLPDDLAEASYYRPTDNGQEAVIAERVAALRHLLRP comes from the coding sequence GTGTCCACCGACCTCTTCGGCAACCCCGACCCCACGCCGCCGCAGCGTGGCGGGTCGCTGAGCGACGCCACCAACCCTCAGGCCCCGCTCGCCGTTCGGCTGAGGCCGCGCACGCTCGACGAGATCGTGGGGCAGCGTCAGCTGCTGGCTCCGGGATCGCCGCTCCGCAGACTCGCCGAGGGCGCCCCGATGTCGGTGTTCCTCTGGGGGCCGCCCGGGGTGGGCAAGACGACGATCGCCTCGGTGGTCTCCCGCGCCACGAAGCGCCGGTTCGTGGAGCTCTCCGCGGTGACCGCCGGGGTGAAGGAGGTGCGAGCGGAGCTGGAGATGGCCCGCGCCGAGCTGGCCAGGGGCAGGGCGACGGTCCTGTTCGTGGACGAGGTGCACCGGTTCTCCAAGGCCCAGCAGGACGTGCTGCTGCCCGCCGTCGAGAACCGGCTTGTCACGCTCATCGCGGCCACCACGGAGAACCCCTCGTTCTCGGTCATCTCACCACTCCTGTCGCGTTCCCTCCTGCTGCGGCTGCAGCCGCTCACCGACGACGACCTCGGCGGCCTGCTGGAACGCGCGCTGACCGACGAGCGGGGCGTCCGCACCGCCGACGGGGAACAGCTGACGCTCGACGACGACGCCCGCGCCCTGATCATCCGGCTGGCCGGCGGCGACGCGCGCCGGGCGCTGACCTATCTGGAGGAGTCGGCGGCCGCGGCCGATGCGTTGGGCGCCACGCAGATCTCTCAGGCCGCCGTCGAGTCCTCCGCGGACAGGGCGGCGGTCCGCTACGACCGCGACGGCGACCAGCACTACGACATCATCAGCGCCTTCATCAAGTCCATCCGCGGCTCGGACGTCGACGCTGCCCTGCACTACCTGGCGCGGATGCTGGAGGCGGGCGAGGATCCGCGGTTCATCGCCAGGCGCCTGATGATCTCGGCCTCCGAGGACATCGGCATGGCGGCCAGCGGGGTGCTGCAGACCTGCGTGGCCGCCGCACAGGCGGTGCAGCTGCTCGGCATGCCGGAGGCGCGCATCACGCTCGCGCACGCGACCGTGGCCGCCGCCACCGCCCCGAAGTCCAACGCGGCCTACCTGGCTCTCGACGAGGCGATCGCCGACGTGCGGGCGGGCAGGGGCGGGCTGGTCCCGCCGCACCTGCGCGACGCGCACTACGCGGGGGCGAAGGCGCTAGGGCACGGGCAGGGTTACCTTTACCCCCACGACTACCCGCACGGGGTCGTCGCGCAGACCTATCTCCCGGACGACCTCGCGGAGGCGTCGTACTACCGCCCGACGGACAACGGCCAGGAGGCCGTGATCGCGGAGCGGGTCGCGGCCCTACGCCACCTGCTGCGGCCCTGA
- a CDS encoding DUF948 domain-containing protein, with protein MTVGEIAGLIAAIAACVLVALAAVPLLKLGRVLDELRLAVRDVGNNSVPILQELKGTVVATNDEIAKLSVVTEDASRVSGHATVVTENAAQLSTLFAATLGGPLVKTAAFTYGVRQAFKGKKGK; from the coding sequence ATGACCGTAGGGGAAATCGCTGGACTGATCGCGGCTATCGCCGCCTGCGTGCTCGTTGCGCTCGCCGCCGTGCCGCTGCTGAAGCTCGGGCGCGTGCTGGACGAGCTGCGCCTGGCCGTGCGCGACGTCGGCAACAACAGCGTCCCGATCCTCCAGGAGCTCAAGGGCACCGTCGTCGCCACGAACGACGAGATCGCCAAGCTGAGTGTGGTGACCGAGGACGCGAGCCGCGTCTCGGGACACGCGACCGTCGTCACCGAGAACGCGGCCCAGCTGTCCACGCTGTTCGCCGCCACCCTCGGCGGGCCGCTGGTCAAGACCGCGGCCTTCACCTACGGCGTCCGCCAGGCGTTCAAGGGCAAGAAGGGCAAGTGA
- the hisS gene encoding histidine--tRNA ligase — MARPKPLSGFPEFLPAGRFVENRVLDIVRSTFELHGFAPIETRAVEPLDQLARKGEIDKEIYVVRRLHAQEGEADELGLHFDLTVPFARYVLENSGHLQFPFRRYQVQKVWRGERPQEGRYREFTQADIDIVGQGALAAHHDVEIPLVAIDVFERLHRELGVPPVTIHVNNRKLSEGFYRGLGIEDPAQVLQRVDKYDKIGPAAVTALLTDELGLTAAQADACVALAGISATDDSFVDAVRALGVTGELLDEGLAELASLIRVARASAPGRVVVDLKIARGLDYYTGTVYETLLEGSDKLGSVASGGRYDSLASDGKTTFPGVGYSFGITRILAPLIGRGQLTANRSVPSAVLVAVDAEETREASIAVAARLRARGIPVEVAPKPDKFGKQIRYAERRGIPYVWFGAGHDDSVKDIRSGDQTSASPDSWAPPEADLRPGIVAG, encoded by the coding sequence TTGGCACGCCCTAAGCCGCTCAGTGGCTTCCCCGAGTTCCTGCCCGCCGGCCGATTCGTCGAGAACCGCGTCCTCGACATCGTGCGGTCCACGTTCGAGCTGCATGGTTTCGCACCGATCGAGACCCGCGCGGTGGAGCCACTGGACCAGCTGGCGCGCAAGGGGGAGATCGACAAAGAGATCTACGTGGTGCGGCGCCTGCACGCGCAGGAGGGTGAGGCCGACGAGCTCGGCCTGCACTTCGACCTCACCGTTCCGTTCGCGCGCTACGTGTTGGAGAACTCCGGGCACCTGCAGTTCCCGTTCCGCCGCTACCAGGTGCAGAAGGTGTGGCGCGGTGAACGCCCGCAGGAGGGCCGGTATCGCGAGTTCACGCAGGCCGACATCGACATCGTCGGCCAGGGAGCTCTCGCCGCGCACCACGACGTGGAGATCCCGCTCGTGGCGATCGACGTCTTCGAGCGGCTGCACCGCGAGCTCGGCGTTCCTCCGGTCACGATCCACGTCAACAACCGCAAGCTCTCGGAGGGCTTCTACCGCGGACTCGGCATCGAGGACCCGGCGCAGGTGCTGCAGCGCGTCGACAAGTACGACAAGATCGGCCCGGCCGCCGTCACGGCGCTGCTGACCGACGAGCTCGGGCTGACCGCAGCCCAGGCGGATGCGTGCGTCGCGCTGGCCGGCATCAGCGCCACCGACGACTCCTTCGTCGACGCCGTCCGCGCGCTGGGCGTCACCGGGGAGCTGTTGGACGAGGGACTCGCCGAGCTGGCGTCCCTGATCCGCGTCGCCCGGGCCTCCGCCCCGGGCCGCGTCGTCGTCGACCTCAAGATCGCCCGCGGCCTCGACTACTACACCGGCACCGTCTACGAGACCCTCCTCGAGGGATCCGACAAGCTCGGGTCCGTCGCCTCGGGCGGCCGCTACGACTCGCTCGCCTCCGACGGGAAGACCACCTTCCCCGGCGTCGGCTACTCGTTCGGCATCACGCGCATCCTCGCGCCGCTGATCGGCAGGGGTCAGCTCACGGCCAACCGTTCGGTACCGTCCGCGGTGCTTGTCGCCGTCGACGCGGAGGAGACCCGCGAGGCCTCCATCGCGGTCGCGGCCCGGCTCCGGGCCCGCGGGATCCCGGTCGAGGTCGCCCCGAAGCCCGACAAGTTCGGCAAGCAGATCCGCTACGCCGAGCGTCGCGGCATCCCGTACGTGTGGTTCGGCGCCGGTCACGACGACTCGGTCAAGGACATCCGCTCCGGCGACCAGACGTCGGCCTCGCCCGACAGCTGGGCCCCTCCCGAGGCGGACCTGCGCCCGGGGATCGTCGCCGGCTAG
- a CDS encoding AI-2E family transporter encodes MDDVRLRRLGRSSWALLGTIVLVVVAAAAIGAIRGIVVPLVVAVIVGVVLEPLVEWLERRGLTPTLATVVSLLVAVAVAVGVLLIVVWGFLRQLPEISAQLMLGWVSLVEWARGLELDAVWLERARLAVQDSVPAVSQGILGAVSSTFSGLLSFGVGTFFAIFFLFFVLRDARTFPQWLARVTRLEPDAVDAVTSAAKDSIRGYFKGIAVTALITAPIFMVPLLLLKVPLAVPIFILYFFLSFIPFLGAWLTGAFAILIAFGTGGASAALIVALSLLVSNGTVQSAVSSWALGSSLRIHPVAVLLATLVGGTIAGTLGMILGAPLVAASMRAAEALKGIRRQ; translated from the coding sequence GTGGATGACGTGCGGCTGCGGAGGCTCGGCCGCAGCAGCTGGGCGCTGCTCGGAACCATCGTGCTCGTCGTGGTCGCCGCGGCCGCGATCGGCGCGATCAGGGGCATCGTCGTCCCGCTCGTGGTCGCGGTGATCGTCGGCGTCGTCCTCGAGCCGCTCGTCGAGTGGCTCGAGCGGCGCGGCCTGACGCCGACGCTCGCCACCGTGGTGTCGCTGCTCGTCGCGGTCGCGGTCGCCGTCGGCGTGCTCCTGATCGTCGTGTGGGGATTCCTGCGCCAGCTGCCCGAGATCTCGGCGCAGCTCATGCTCGGCTGGGTGTCCCTCGTGGAGTGGGCGAGGGGGCTCGAGCTGGACGCCGTGTGGCTCGAGCGCGCGAGGCTGGCGGTCCAGGACTCTGTGCCCGCCGTCAGCCAGGGCATCCTCGGTGCCGTGTCGAGCACCTTCTCGGGCCTCCTCTCGTTCGGCGTCGGCACGTTCTTCGCGATCTTCTTTCTCTTCTTCGTGCTGCGCGACGCGCGCACCTTCCCGCAGTGGCTGGCCCGCGTGACCCGGCTGGAACCGGACGCGGTGGACGCGGTGACGTCGGCGGCGAAGGACTCGATCCGCGGCTACTTCAAGGGCATCGCAGTGACGGCGCTGATCACGGCACCGATCTTCATGGTCCCGCTGCTCCTGCTGAAGGTCCCGCTGGCCGTCCCGATCTTCATCCTCTACTTCTTCCTCTCCTTCATCCCGTTCCTCGGCGCCTGGCTCACCGGCGCCTTCGCGATCCTGATCGCGTTCGGCACCGGCGGGGCGTCCGCGGCGCTGATCGTGGCGCTGTCGCTGCTGGTGTCCAACGGCACCGTCCAGAGCGCCGTCAGCTCGTGGGCCCTCGGCTCATCGCTGCGGATCCATCCCGTCGCCGTGCTCCTCGCGACGCTCGTCGGCGGGACCATCGCCGGCACGCTCGGCATGATCCTGGGCGCCCCGCTCGTGGCGGCCTCGATGCGCGCCGCCGAAGCGCTGAAGGGGATTCGGCGTCAGTAG
- the alaS gene encoding alanine--tRNA ligase has protein sequence MKTSEIRSRYLDFFAKFDHTVVPSASLLYNDPTLLFVNAGMVPFKPYFLGDEPSPYKRAVSVQKCVRTLDIDEVGKTTRHGTFFQMLGNFSFGDYFKEGAINYAFDLVTGAESAGGWGFDADRVWVTALHGDNETIDLWQQAGIPRERIQERGLKDNYWHMGIPGPGGPCSEIYIDRGPEFGADGGPEADEDRFLEIWNLVFQSEELSAVRAKDDFDVLRPLPAKNIDTGSGLERVALLKQGVANMYEIDEIRPVIDKASELSGRRYGADPADDIRFRVVADHVRSGLMLMTDGVAPGNEARGYVLRRLLRRVIRAMRLLGVQDPVLGELLPVSRDLMRVSYPDIDQAWERVSQSAEAEEETFRRTLASGTVMFDTAVTEAKAARSTALPGDKAFQLHDTFGFPIDLTMEMASEAGLSVDRAKFDSLMKEQKDRARADAKAKKGGLSSHEAYRELREAGETPFLGYTDLDVTTKIRGIIADGAVVDRATDGSTVEIVLEETPFYAESGGQDADRGIITGDGFSLNVIDVQRPVPGMVVHRVEVLGELPLGAGVDARVDAAARHGSCQAHTATHIVHAALRQLVGSTATQAGSYNKPGYMRFDFSSTKGLSEQLKQEVEAVSNEAITSNYAVTATEMPLAQAKALGAMAMFGEKYPPIVRMVELGGPWSRELCGGTHVAATAEIGVLNLLSESSIGSGVRRVEALVSTDAFAKFAAERALVNTLTDTLRVQPDQVVGRVEKLIAQLKDAEKQIAALNAEKLLAGAQAMVSKAVDAGGVRYLGVAVPGVSGGDLRTLAIDLRERLGSEAAVVALVGGDAKPTAIVATNEAARGLGLGAGRLISRACAELGGKGGGKDDLAQGGGTDASGAQRALDAVREAIAQRG, from the coding sequence ATGAAGACCTCCGAGATCCGGAGCCGCTACCTCGACTTCTTCGCGAAGTTCGACCACACCGTCGTGCCCAGCGCCTCGCTGCTGTACAACGATCCGACTCTGCTGTTCGTCAACGCCGGCATGGTGCCGTTCAAGCCGTACTTCCTGGGCGACGAGCCCTCGCCGTACAAGCGGGCCGTCTCCGTACAGAAGTGTGTGCGGACCCTCGACATTGACGAGGTCGGCAAGACCACCCGCCACGGCACGTTCTTCCAGATGCTCGGCAACTTCTCCTTCGGCGACTACTTCAAGGAAGGCGCCATCAACTACGCTTTCGATCTGGTCACCGGCGCCGAGTCGGCAGGCGGGTGGGGCTTCGACGCCGACCGCGTCTGGGTCACGGCGCTGCACGGCGACAACGAGACCATCGACCTGTGGCAGCAGGCCGGCATCCCCCGGGAGCGGATCCAGGAGCGTGGGCTCAAGGACAACTACTGGCACATGGGCATCCCCGGCCCCGGCGGCCCCTGCTCGGAGATCTACATCGACCGCGGCCCGGAGTTCGGCGCCGACGGCGGCCCCGAGGCCGACGAGGACCGCTTCCTCGAGATCTGGAACCTGGTGTTCCAGTCCGAGGAGCTCTCCGCCGTCCGCGCCAAGGACGACTTCGACGTGCTGCGCCCCCTGCCCGCGAAGAACATCGACACCGGCTCGGGCCTCGAGCGCGTCGCGCTGCTCAAGCAGGGCGTCGCGAACATGTACGAGATCGACGAGATCCGCCCCGTCATCGACAAGGCATCCGAGCTGTCCGGCCGCCGTTACGGCGCCGACCCGGCCGACGACATCCGTTTCCGGGTCGTCGCGGACCACGTCCGCTCCGGCCTGATGCTGATGACCGACGGCGTCGCCCCCGGCAACGAGGCACGCGGCTACGTGCTACGTCGCCTGCTGCGCCGCGTCATCCGAGCCATGCGCCTGCTCGGCGTGCAGGACCCGGTGCTCGGCGAGCTGCTGCCCGTCTCGCGCGACCTGATGCGCGTGTCCTACCCGGACATCGACCAGGCCTGGGAGCGCGTCTCGCAGTCGGCCGAGGCGGAGGAGGAGACCTTCCGCCGCACGCTGGCCTCCGGGACCGTGATGTTCGACACCGCCGTCACGGAGGCGAAGGCCGCCAGGTCCACCGCGCTGCCCGGCGACAAGGCCTTCCAGCTGCACGACACGTTCGGCTTCCCGATCGACCTCACGATGGAGATGGCCTCCGAGGCCGGCCTGAGCGTCGACCGCGCGAAGTTCGACTCGCTCATGAAGGAGCAGAAGGACCGCGCCCGCGCCGACGCCAAGGCCAAGAAGGGCGGGCTCAGCTCGCACGAGGCCTACCGCGAGCTCCGCGAGGCCGGCGAGACACCGTTCCTCGGCTACACCGACCTCGACGTGACCACGAAGATCCGCGGCATCATCGCCGACGGCGCCGTGGTCGACCGCGCCACCGACGGGTCCACCGTGGAGATCGTGCTGGAGGAGACCCCGTTCTACGCGGAGTCCGGCGGCCAGGATGCCGACCGCGGCATCATCACCGGCGACGGTTTCTCCCTCAACGTCATCGACGTGCAGCGCCCCGTCCCCGGCATGGTCGTGCACCGCGTCGAGGTCCTCGGCGAGCTGCCGCTCGGCGCCGGGGTCGACGCCCGGGTCGACGCCGCCGCGCGCCACGGCTCCTGCCAGGCCCACACCGCGACCCACATCGTGCACGCCGCGCTGCGCCAGCTGGTCGGCTCCACCGCCACGCAGGCCGGCTCCTACAACAAGCCCGGCTACATGCGCTTCGACTTCTCGTCGACCAAGGGGCTCTCCGAGCAGCTGAAGCAGGAGGTCGAAGCCGTCTCCAACGAGGCGATCACCTCGAACTACGCCGTCACCGCCACCGAGATGCCCCTGGCGCAAGCCAAGGCTCTCGGAGCCATGGCCATGTTCGGCGAGAAGTACCCGCCGATCGTGCGCATGGTCGAGCTGGGCGGTCCCTGGTCCCGCGAGCTGTGCGGCGGCACGCACGTCGCCGCGACCGCCGAGATCGGCGTCCTCAACCTGCTCAGCGAGTCCTCCATCGGCTCGGGCGTGCGCCGCGTCGAGGCGCTGGTCTCGACCGACGCCTTCGCGAAGTTCGCCGCGGAGCGAGCGCTGGTGAACACCCTGACCGACACGCTGCGGGTCCAGCCCGACCAGGTCGTCGGCCGCGTCGAGAAGCTGATCGCGCAGCTGAAGGATGCCGAGAAGCAGATCGCGGCCCTCAACGCGGAGAAGCTGCTCGCCGGCGCTCAGGCCATGGTGTCCAAGGCCGTGGACGCGGGCGGGGTGCGCTACCTCGGCGTCGCGGTGCCCGGCGTCTCCGGCGGAGACCTCCGTACCCTCGCCATCGACCTGCGCGAGCGCCTCGGCTCGGAGGCGGCCGTCGTCGCCCTGGTCGGCGGGGACGCGAAGCCCACCGCCATCGTCGCGACGAACGAGGCGGCCCGCGGCCTCGGCCTCGGGGCCGGCCGGCTGATCTCCCGCGCCTGCGCGGAGCTCGGCGGCAAGGGCGGCGGCAAGGACGACCTCGCGCAGGGCGGCGGCACCGACGCGTCCGGCGCGCAGCGCGCCCTCGACGCGGTGCGTGAGGCCATCGCCCAGCGTGGCTGA